A genomic stretch from Nitrobacter winogradskyi Nb-255 includes:
- a CDS encoding IS3 family transposase (programmed frameshift), translating to MRQKSGPEKAPAEQVVKDIRRATRRQFSAEEKIRIVLEGVRGEESIAELCRREGIASSMYYGWSKEFLDAGKRRLAGDTARAATSDEVKELRREAQALKEAVADLTLENRLLKKKHARGWGGRHMRYPASEKAEIIRLVEASHLPARRTLDKLGIPRATFYRWYDRYLTGGIEALADHRSRPDRVWNRIPDPIRAEIVELALRETELSPRELAVRFTDEKRYFVSEASVYRLLKAHDLITSPAYIVIKAASEFKDKTTAPNQLWQTDFTYLKITGWGWYYLSTVLDDFSRFIVAWKLCATMRADDVTATLDLALAASGLDQITVAHRPRLLSDNGASYISAELATWLDGKGMKHVRGAPYHPQTQGKIERWHQTLKNRILLENYYLPGDLERQVAAFVEHYNHGRYHESIDNLTPADVYFGRGQTILTERERIKRQTIHQRRLQHHLQAA from the exons ATGAGACAGAAATCCGGGCCGGAGAAAGCACCGGCAGAGCAGGTCGTGAAGGACATCCGCCGGGCAACGCGCCGGCAGTTCTCGGCTGAAGAGAAGATCCGCATCGTGCTGGAAGGCGTGCGCGGCGAGGAGAGCATCGCCGAGCTGTGTCGGCGCGAGGGGATCGCCTCGTCGATGTATTACGGCTGGTCGAAGGAGTTCCTCGACGCCGGCAAGCGCCGTCTCGCTGGTGACACGGCCCGCGCCGCGACGTCGGACGAGGTGAAAGAGCTGCGCCGTGAGGCGCAGGCCCTGAAGGAGGCCGTGGCCGATCTCACCCTGGAAAACCGCCTGCTGA AAAAAAAGCATGCTCGCGGATGGGGAGGACGACACATGAGGTATCCTGCATCCGAAAAGGCCGAGATCATTCGCCTGGTCGAGGCCTCGCATCTGCCGGCACGGCGAACCCTGGACAAGCTCGGCATCCCGCGCGCCACGTTCTATCGCTGGTACGATCGCTATCTCACCGGTGGGATCGAGGCTCTGGCCGATCATCGCTCGCGGCCGGATCGTGTCTGGAACCGGATTCCTGACCCAATCCGGGCCGAGATCGTCGAGCTGGCGCTGCGCGAAACGGAGCTGAGCCCGCGCGAGCTGGCGGTGCGCTTCACCGACGAGAAGCGCTACTTTGTCTCGGAGGCGTCGGTATATCGGCTGCTGAAGGCTCATGATCTCATCACCAGCCCAGCCTATATCGTCATCAAGGCGGCGTCTGAGTTCAAGGACAAGACGACAGCGCCCAACCAGCTCTGGCAAACCGACTTCACCTACCTGAAGATCACGGGTTGGGGCTGGTATTATCTCTCGACCGTGCTCGACGACTTCTCCCGCTTCATCGTCGCCTGGAAGCTCTGCGCCACGATGCGGGCGGATGACGTCACCGCCACGCTCGATCTGGCTCTGGCGGCATCGGGGCTCGACCAGATCACGGTCGCGCATCGGCCGAGGCTGTTGAGCGACAACGGCGCCTCATACATCTCGGCCGAACTCGCTACCTGGCTCGACGGCAAGGGCATGAAACACGTTCGCGGCGCGCCGTATCATCCCCAGACGCAGGGCAAGATCGAGCGCTGGCATCAGACCCTGAAGAACCGCATCCTGCTGGAAAACTACTATCTGCCCGGCGACCTTGAACGGCAGGTCGCGGCCTTCGTCGAGCACTACAATCACGGCCGCTATCACGAGAGCATCGATAATCTCACGCCCGCTGACGTCTACTTCGGCCGCGGGCAGACCATCCTCACC